The Candidatus Poribacteria bacterium nucleotide sequence GGCGCTCATGCCGTAGCCGAGCACCTCGGCATAGATGTGGGTGCCACGAGCTTGCGCGTGCCGAAGCGACTCCAGGACGACGATCCCGGAGCCCTCACCCATCACAAAGCCGTCTCGCGTGGCGTCGAACGGGCGGCTCGCCGACGTCGGTTCGTCGTTCCGCTCCGACATCGCCTTCATCGAACAGAATCCGGCGAACGAGATCGGCGTGATGGCGGCTTCGGTTCCGCCGCAGATCATCACATCTGCCTCACCGCGGCGGACAACGTGGTAAGCGTCGCCGATGGCATGGTTCGCAGACGCGCAAGCCGTAACGGTGGCTGAGTTCGGACCTCGAAGATCGAAGTACATCGAGATCTTGCCAGCCGCCATGTTGATGATCTCGAACGGCACGAAGAACGGCGAGACACGCCTCGGGCCCTTGGTCCGAAGCACTTCGTGCTGCGCCTCGATCACGTCGATGCCCCCGATGCCGGAGCCGACGATGACGCCGGCGCGGTCGGGCGAGTATCCGCCGTCATCGAGTCCTGCGTCGCTTCGAGCCAACCGGGCGGCGGCGATGCCGAACTGGATGAATCGCGGCAACCGCCGGGCATCCTTGGCATCAAGGTACGCGTCGGGGTCGAACCCTTTCACCTCGGCGCCGATCTGGGTACGGTAGTCCGTCGTGTCGAAGAGCGTGACGGGGCCCACTCCGGACTCGCCTCGCTCCAGACCAGACCAATAGTCGTCCAGCGTCAACCCGAGAGGGCTGATGACTCCGGCGCCTGTGATGACCACTCGTTCCATAGGTTACCCCCGGGTGAACCGAGCCCGGTCTGGCGGCTGCACACGTGCGCACGCGCCCATATCGGTTCCTACGCGTGGCGCTCCACGTAGCTGATGGCGTCCTTGACCGTCCGTATCTTCTCCGCATCCTCGTCGGCGATCTCGATGTCGAACGCCTCCTCGAACGCCATGACCAGTTCGACCGTGTCGAGCGAATCGGCTCCGAGATCGTCCATGAATGACGCATCCGGCGTTACCTGGTCGAGATCGACGGACAACTCGCGCGCGATGATCTCGCGGACCTTGTCCCCCTTGCCGGCCGTACCTGCCATATGGGCGAATCCTCCAGCGCGGTTCTCGTGTGTGAGGTGGTCGACGTTGGCGACTACAGTCTCATGCCCCCATCGACCTGTATCACTTGCCCCGTGACGTACCGCGCTTCGTCGGAGGCAAGAAAGCAAGCGACCGCCGCGACGTCTTCGGGAGATCCGAAGACCCCGAGAGGGATCATGTTGCGCAGTTGGCTCTGGTAGTCTTCCGAGAGTCCTGAGGTCATATCGGTGGTGATGAAGCCCGGCGCAATCGCATTGACCGTGACGCCTCGCGGACCTAGCTCCTTCGCCAGAGACAGCGTCATGCCGATGACCCCCGCCTTGGACGCCGCGTAGTTCGCCTGGCCCGCGTTCCCCTTCACGCCCACGACCGAGGATATCTGGATCACGCGCCCGCTGCGCTGCTTCATCATAGTGCGGGCGGCGGCTCGCGTGAACCGAAATGCCCCCGTGAGATTCGTCCCGATGACGCTGTCCCAGTCTTCGTCCTTCATGCGGATAAGCAGGCCGTCGCGCGTGACGCCGGCGTTGTTGACGAGGATGTCGAGCCTGCCGAACGCTTCGATGGACATCTGGACAGCTCGATCACCTGCGGCCGGGTCGGACAAGTCCCCCACCACAACGGCGGCTTCCCCGCCAGCAGAGCGGATTTCGTCGGCGGTCGCCTGCAGCGCGTCTTCCGTTCTGGCGAAGGCAACGATCTGCGCGCCACAGGAAGCCAGCGCCAGGGAGATC carries:
- the fabF gene encoding beta-ketoacyl-ACP synthase II yields the protein MERVVITGAGVISPLGLTLDDYWSGLERGESGVGPVTLFDTTDYRTQIGAEVKGFDPDAYLDAKDARRLPRFIQFGIAAARLARSDAGLDDGGYSPDRAGVIVGSGIGGIDVIEAQHEVLRTKGPRRVSPFFVPFEIINMAAGKISMYFDLRGPNSATVTACASANHAIGDAYHVVRRGEADVMICGGTEAAITPISFAGFCSMKAMSERNDEPTSASRPFDATRDGFVMGEGSGIVVLESLRHAQARGTHIYAEVLGYGMSADAYDMVSPPDDGDGAARSMQAALRNAQIEPSDVSYVNAHGTSTSIGDVAETRAIKRVFGDLAPSLPVSSTKSMTGHLLGAAGAIELIACIMAIKHQRIPPTINLASPDPECDLDYVPNVARDAAVDIAISNAFGFGGHNTTLVVRRWREG
- a CDS encoding acyl carrier protein → MAGTAGKGDKVREIIARELSVDLDQVTPDASFMDDLGADSLDTVELVMAFEEAFDIEIADEDAEKIRTVKDAISYVERHA
- the fabG gene encoding 3-oxoacyl-[acyl-carrier-protein] reductase, with protein sequence MKGKAALVTGASRGIGKAISLALASCGAQIVAFARTEDALQATADEIRSAGGEAAVVVGDLSDPAAGDRAVQMSIEAFGRLDILVNNAGVTRDGLLIRMKDEDWDSVIGTNLTGAFRFTRAAARTMMKQRSGRVIQISSVVGVKGNAGQANYAASKAGVIGMTLSLAKELGPRGVTVNAIAPGFITTDMTSGLSEDYQSQLRNMIPLGVFGSPEDVAAVACFLASDEARYVTGQVIQVDGGMRL